A single genomic interval of Candidatus Eremiobacterota bacterium harbors:
- a CDS encoding ATP-binding protein, which translates to MDDSRYWSYVGARAEETSGVRREVRTFLETEADAKRSDLDAAELVVGELVANAVRHGAPPFGVCIDWHDDPPILCVVDRGPGMRPLYPAPDPESERGRGLLLVRALAGDVVVDAADGERNGTRVVVALPVHRRERPRAA; encoded by the coding sequence GTGGACGATTCCCGGTACTGGTCGTACGTCGGGGCTCGGGCCGAGGAGACGTCGGGCGTTCGCCGCGAGGTGCGCACCTTCTTGGAGACCGAGGCCGACGCCAAGCGCTCGGACCTCGACGCCGCCGAGCTTGTCGTCGGCGAGCTGGTCGCGAACGCGGTCCGCCACGGCGCGCCGCCGTTCGGCGTCTGCATCGACTGGCACGACGACCCGCCGATCCTGTGCGTCGTCGACCGCGGCCCAGGGATGCGCCCGCTCTACCCGGCGCCCGACCCGGAGTCCGAGCGCGGCCGCGGCCTGCTGCTCGTGCGCGCGCTCGCCGGCGACGTCGTCGTCGACGCGGCCGACGGCGAGCGCAACGGAACGCGCGTCGTCGTGGCGCTGCCGGTCCACCGCCGCGAGCGGCCGCGCGCGGCCTAG